One window from the genome of Nocardioides panaciterrulae encodes:
- a CDS encoding GNAT family N-acetyltransferase, producing the protein MTTVPDPRPWPPSRDRSRRLHRMSDVKIVHNTADHRYEGWCDDELAGFAEYRLTDGVVVFTHTEVDDRFEGRGVGSALARFALEDVRDDGGRKVRPVCPFIKTWIDKHPEFATLVEDAHAATDTAADTTADTTAD; encoded by the coding sequence CTGACCACCGTCCCTGACCCCCGTCCCTGGCCCCCGTCTCGGGACCGGTCTCGTAGGCTGCACCGCATGTCCGACGTCAAGATCGTCCACAACACCGCCGACCACCGCTACGAGGGGTGGTGCGACGACGAGCTCGCCGGGTTCGCGGAGTACCGGCTCACCGACGGCGTCGTGGTGTTCACCCACACCGAGGTCGACGACCGCTTCGAGGGCCGGGGCGTCGGGTCGGCGCTCGCCCGGTTCGCGCTCGAGGACGTGCGCGACGACGGCGGCCGCAAGGTGCGGCCGGTGTGCCCGTTCATCAAGACCTGGATCGACAAGCACCCGGAGTTCGCCACCCTGGTCGAGGACGCGCACGCCGCCACCGACACCGCTGCCGACACCACCGCCGACACCACTGCGGACTGA